One genomic region from Osmerus mordax isolate fOsmMor3 chromosome 4, fOsmMor3.pri, whole genome shotgun sequence encodes:
- the tigara gene encoding probable fructose-2,6-bisphosphatase TIGAR A isoform X1, with protein sequence MLTFGLTIVRHGETQYNKDGLLQGQAIDSPLSEIGMAQAEAVGQYLRDITFTNIFVSSMLRARQTAEMIVKHNSSCSGLEMVSDALLKERSFGIAEGGRVEDLRNMARAAGETCPDFTPPEGETQEQVKERFKAFLETMFQRMMADHCSEGQQRAIPLRAAMVGTEDSPEAPPGQPDDGLQGTQAHTLIVGHGAYIRVAVRYMVEELQCSLPAESDMTHVLSLCPNTGIGRFVLTVTRGDAGTLLTASRCVFVNRRDHIKDGE encoded by the exons ATGCTCACATTTGGCTTAACAATAGTACGACA TGGTGAAACACAGTACAATAAAGATGGTCTATTACAAG ggCAGGCTATAGACTCGCCTCTGTCAGAGATTGGGATGGCCCAGGCAGAGGCAGTAGGGCAGTACCTCAgagacatcaccttcaccaaCATCTTTGTCAGCAGTATGCTCCGCGCCCGTCAG ACTGCTGAGATGATTGTGAAGCACAACAGCAGTTGCTCGGGTTTAGAGATGGTCTCTGATGCTTTACTCAAAGAAAGG AGTTTTGGGATAGCTGAGGGGGGTCGGGTGGAGGACCTGAGGAACATGGCCAGGGCAGCTGGTGAGACGTGTCCTGACTTCACTCCACCTGAGGGGGAGACGCAAGAACAG gtaAAAGAGAGATTCAAAGCCTTCCTGGAGACTATGTTCCAGCGTATGATGGCTGACCACTGCAGTGAAGGCCAGCAGAGGGCCATCCCCCTGCGGGCCGCGATGGTGGGGACAGAGGACAGCCCCGAGGCCCCTCCAGGCCAGCCAGACGACGGGCTCCAGGGCACCCAGGCCCACACTCTCATTGTGGGACACGGGGCGTACATACGGGTGGCGGTGCGCTACATGGTGGAGGAGCTTCAGTGCTCCCTTCCCGCCGAGTCAGACATGACACATgtgttgtctctctgtcccaaCACGGGAATCGGACGCTTCGTCCTCACGGTGACACGAGGGGACGCCGGCACCTTGTTGACGGCCAGCCGCTGCGTGTTCGTCAACAGGAGAGACCACATCAAGGACGGGGAGTAG
- the tigara gene encoding probable fructose-2,6-bisphosphatase TIGAR A isoform X2, translating into MAQAEAVGQYLRDITFTNIFVSSMLRARQTAEMIVKHNSSCSGLEMVSDALLKERSFGIAEGGRVEDLRNMARAAGETCPDFTPPEGETQEQVKERFKAFLETMFQRMMADHCSEGQQRAIPLRAAMVGTEDSPEAPPGQPDDGLQGTQAHTLIVGHGAYIRVAVRYMVEELQCSLPAESDMTHVLSLCPNTGIGRFVLTVTRGDAGTLLTASRCVFVNRRDHIKDGE; encoded by the exons ATGGCCCAGGCAGAGGCAGTAGGGCAGTACCTCAgagacatcaccttcaccaaCATCTTTGTCAGCAGTATGCTCCGCGCCCGTCAG ACTGCTGAGATGATTGTGAAGCACAACAGCAGTTGCTCGGGTTTAGAGATGGTCTCTGATGCTTTACTCAAAGAAAGG AGTTTTGGGATAGCTGAGGGGGGTCGGGTGGAGGACCTGAGGAACATGGCCAGGGCAGCTGGTGAGACGTGTCCTGACTTCACTCCACCTGAGGGGGAGACGCAAGAACAG gtaAAAGAGAGATTCAAAGCCTTCCTGGAGACTATGTTCCAGCGTATGATGGCTGACCACTGCAGTGAAGGCCAGCAGAGGGCCATCCCCCTGCGGGCCGCGATGGTGGGGACAGAGGACAGCCCCGAGGCCCCTCCAGGCCAGCCAGACGACGGGCTCCAGGGCACCCAGGCCCACACTCTCATTGTGGGACACGGGGCGTACATACGGGTGGCGGTGCGCTACATGGTGGAGGAGCTTCAGTGCTCCCTTCCCGCCGAGTCAGACATGACACATgtgttgtctctctgtcccaaCACGGGAATCGGACGCTTCGTCCTCACGGTGACACGAGGGGACGCCGGCACCTTGTTGACGGCCAGCCGCTGCGTGTTCGTCAACAGGAGAGACCACATCAAGGACGGGGAGTAG